The Syngnathus typhle isolate RoL2023-S1 ecotype Sweden linkage group LG6, RoL_Styp_1.0, whole genome shotgun sequence genome has a window encoding:
- the grk7b gene encoding rhodopsin kinase grk7-b, protein MSEVLVKELVANTVYLRAQQLDQNELLKERLSLKLPLPKSFSTLQEADGKQYESLCEQQPIGRELFRQFLLSCNPQYAAAVKFLDELGESHFAEDDVEENARRDLMAKFCNPESRSFLSFLKEDAGDTSKRISNYIFDESSVSHMREATRDFLRGKPFSEYLRSPFFFRFLQWKEYERQKISDKYFREFRTLGKGGFGEVCAVQVKTTGKMYACKKLEKKRLKKKCGERLALQEKKILEKVNSLFIVNLAYAYDNNTHLCLVMDLMNGGDLRFHIYELGERGLRMDRVVYYAAQMTMGLLHLHSMNIVYRDLKPENVLLDAYGHCKLSDLGLAVELPNGKTICQKAGTTGYMAPEILREQYYSTSVDWWALGCSIYEMVAARLPFRDFREKVQKSEVTRRTLEDLCKFHHKGFDPASKDIICCLLKKKVAHRLGCHKDDDPRKHQFFKSINFPLLEAQRLKPPWVPNPNVVYAKDIDHFNDTSEVGDIELDAKDENFFKEFSTGAVAVSWQKEMIDSGLFGELNKPERNGHDRAMPWNSKTCVIL, encoded by the exons ATGAGCGAGGTGCTGGTGAAGGAACTGGTGGCCAACACAGTCTACCTCAGGGCTCAGCAGCTGGACCAGAATGAGCTGCTAAAGGAGAGACTTTCCCTCAAACTGCCCCTGCCGAAGAGCTTCTCAACTCTGCAGGAAGCAGATGGAAAGCAGTACGAGTCACTTTGTGAGCAGCAGCCCATCGGCAGGGAGTTGTTCCGGCAGTTTCTCCTCAGTTGTAACCCCCAGTATGCCGCCGCCGTTAAGTTCCTGGACGAGCTGGGAGAAAGCCACTTTGCCGAAGACGACGTTGAAGAAAACGCCAGGCGGGACCTCATGGCTAAGTTCTGTAACCCTGAATCCAGGAGCTTTCTGTCTTTTCTCAAAGAAGACGCTGGGGATACAAGCAAGCGCATATCAAACTACATTTTCGACGAGTCCTCGGTGAGCCACATGAGAGAAGCCACAAGAGACTTCCTGCGAGGAAAACCTTTCTCGGAGTACCTGAGGAGTCCGTTCTTTTTCAGGTTTCTGCAGTGGAAGGAGTATGAGCGACAGAAGATTAGTGATAAATACTTTCGTGAGTTTCGGACATTGGGGAAAGGTGGTTTTGGTGAG GTGTGTGCAGTGCAGGTGAAGACCACAGGAAAGATGTACGCCTGCAAGAAGCTGGAAAAGAAACGCTTGAAGAAGAAATGTGGCGAGAGGTTGGCCCTTCAGGAGAAGAAGATCCTGGAGAAGGTTAACAGTCTTTTCATTGTCAACCTGGCCTACGCCTACGATAACAACACCCACTTGTGCCTGGTCATGGACCTGATGAATGGAGGAGACCTCAGGTTCCACATCTACGAACTCGGAGAGCGCGGTCTCCGCATGGACCGCGTGGTTTACTACGCAGCTCAGATGACCATGGGCCTCCTTCACCTGCACTCCATGAACATCGTCTATCGTGATTTGAAGCCGGAGAACGTGCTGCTGGACGCTTATGGCCATTGTAAACTATCTGATCTCGGATTGGCTGTCGAGCTGCCAAATGGGAAAACCATCTGCCAAAAG GCCGGTACAACCGGTTACATGGCCCCCGAGATCCTGAGGGAACAGTACTACAGTACATCCGTGGACTGGTGGGCCCTGGGTTGCAGCATCTACGAGATGGTGGCCGCTCGCCTGCCTTTTCGAGATTTCCGCGAAAAGGTGCAGAAGAGCGAGGTGACCCGCCGCACGCTTGAAGACCTGTGCAAGTTTCATCACAAAGGATTCGATCCAGCTAGCAAAGACATCATCTGTTGCCTCCTTAAGAAAAAAGTAGCACATCGCCTTGGATGCCA CAAAGATGATGACCCACGAAAACACCAATTTTTCAAGAGCATTAACTTTCCTCTCCTGGAGGCACAGCGGTTGAAGCCCCCCTGGGTGCCCAACCCCAACGTGGTGTACGCCAAAGACATTGACCACTTCAACGACACTTCGGAAGTTGGTGACATTGAACTAGATGCCAAGGATGAGAACTTCTTTAAGGAATTCAGCACCGGTGCAGTCGCAGTCTCTTGGCAGAAGGAAATGATTGACAGTGGGTTGTTTGGGGAGCTCAACAAGCCAGAAAGGAACGGCCATGACCGAGCGATGCCATGGAACTCAAAAACGTGTGTCATTTTataa
- the rnf7 gene encoding RING-box protein 2, producing MDDGDDLGIVLSHNTSGSKSGGDKMFSLKKWNAVAMWSWDVECDTCAICRVQVMDACLRCQAENKQEDCVVVWGECNHSFHNCCMSLWVKQNNRCPLCQQDWVVQRIGK from the exons ATGGATGACGGTGACGATCTCGGAATAGTTCTCTCGCACAACACTTCTGGCTCCAAATCGGGCGGCGACAAGATGTTTTCACTAAAAAAGTGGAATGCTGTTGCTATGTGGAGTTGGGATGTGGAATGTGATACTTGTGCCATTTGCCGGGTGCAAGTGATGG ATGCTTGTCTCCGGTGCCAGGCGGAAAACAAGCAAGAAGACTGTGTTG tggTTTGGGGAGAGTGTAACCATTCCTTCCACAACTGCTGCATGTCCCTTTGGGTGAAGCAGAACAATCGCTGCCCCCTCTGCCAGCAGGACTGGGTGGTTCAGAGAATCGGCAAATAA